The Hevea brasiliensis isolate MT/VB/25A 57/8 chromosome 9, ASM3005281v1, whole genome shotgun sequence nucleotide sequence ATCTCCATTTGACAGGGCTTCTTCCTATACCTATGAATTCCACTGGACCCAGAAATGCTTGAAATAAGGGAAGTTCCTTAAAATTTAAACTTGATCTTGATTTTCCGATAAATTCATTAATTAAGTTTAAGAAATAAGCATTTTCCATTGAAAATGCTTATTTCTATTAAATCCATCAGTTTTTGATTCGAATTCTTGATAATTAGTAATAACAAGAATAAGATGAATTTTACACACAAACAAAGAGAGAGTCACGGCAGGGTGGATTGGGGCAAGCAAAGATGAGTGCTATCTTATTGCACTGAGAAATTTGTGAGCAGAAATACTCAAAGAAAACTTTGATGAAAAGATCTAGCACAAAGTCAATATGACTTGCCATAAGGAAATAGTTGGGAACAAAATACCTGCCACAGTTCTTCAGTAACAAATGGCATGAATGGATGCagcaacttcaatacattttcaAAAACATACGATAGAACTGTCTGTGCCACTATTGCAACTGCATCACCTCCAGAGTGGTAAAGTCGAGCTTTACTAGCTTCTATGTACCTGGCAAAATCAAGAACATTAGACCACAGCAACACCTAAAAGATTCTAAACCAAAATTCTAAACATTTAGACAGGTGGCAAGGTTTATTCAGAAAGCATACTATGTAGTACTTGTTTGATTGGGTGACTAGAAGCAGTTGTTGTTTGGTACTCTAGCAAACCAAATACAGTGTGATTGACCAAGTTACAATATTTCAACCTAAACGCTGGTGGCCCTTGGCCAGCATTCAAAAAATATTACTGATCACTAAGCTTCAAGAGTTTTGGCTTTAAAACCCGTCAGTAAAGTGGCTGTCATTGACAATGGTCTTATAGTTGTTCTTATTTACTATTATACCAATTCATATTACCAAAAGGGAGGGCAAGACAGAGAGGGAACAACAGATTACACATGTATTTAGTTAAGAGCATCAAAAGAAAAACTTTGAAAAAACATATGGCATCTATCAATGAGTGAAATGAACATATTCATGATCTTATCTGGTTGGTTAGCAAGATTTATTGGTACATCAATGAATAGTTCAaagattatttatatattaatatattatttaattttacctGATAGATGTCCTTATTGGTCATTCACAATCTAAACTACAACTCCAACTGCCAAGTTACCAAATGCCGTACAATCAATCAGAAACTTTGACAGCAAAAATTAATTGATAGCCACAAACTGCAAACGATTGACCATAGCTGCCGAAACAAATAGGCTTGTAACTGCTAGGTGTCTAAGTTGTATGAACTTGGATACTAATTGTCATATAATGTATTGTACATGCATAAACTTCACGGAGTTACAACTCATTTAACTTTGATACAAGGAAAAAATAGATGGAGAAAGTCAAAGATTTACCATATATTCAAGGATATTAGAATCCTTCATTAAATCTCATGAAATGAACACTTGGATTTAGGCTTGGCATTTTCTTaggattttttttctatttaagtttatgaaatatgaaaatttagaTTCTGTTAGGAAAAAGGAGTTAAAATATTTGAAGGGAGATAAAATTACACTCACCTTTGGGAacaaaaagaaaaggagagaaattgAAAATGACAAAACTGCATTTATTTCACTAGAAAATTTGTTATAGAAGTGAAGGAGAATTTTTCCCACTTTCTTTTCATTCCTTCACATGTTGGAGATATTGGTTCACATGAACCTGGAGAAAGAATTTGGTTCACTTTCCcttatttttttctctatttccAAACAAGGAAAAGTTGCATTCCCTtataatttccctcttctttcttttctccactttctcctcttcCAACCATAACATTAATATATTACCAGTTCTCCCAGCTAGACTCCCATTTCATGAAAGAAGGGAAGTCTATGGATGAGctgcaaaataaataaatattaaatttgaaaaatcaaGAAGATAATATCCTTCTATGAGTAAAGTATCATATTTGTGATCAGGAAATTAGAATCTGCTGAAAGATAATATGGATATTATaaggaattgaaaaaaaaataacataCCAATCAGCAAAATCACTCCAGAAGAAATCATAGATTTCTCTTCCAACATCTCCAAAGAAGAACTTGTCATAGCTTGCAGTGACTGTATCAACAAGTATATGAAGTTTTGAGACCTGAAAGTAAGGAACAGTTATTTGATTGACTGCAGGAGTATCATGAATTGGCAAAACAGACAATGAATGAACTATTTTCTCACCACCCAGCATTCTGGTAAAGGTAGCTTGACCAAGGACTCCTCTTTGTCAAACTGAAAGAGAAATAAATTACAGAACACGGGAAAGCATAACTTCAGCACAGACATGACAAAAGAAAAACTCTAATCCTATCAAAACATGAAGATAAACAAACCTTATAAGCCAGCATAGTTTCCTATGCAGATGTATCTGCTTGACTAGGCAAATTTTGCAACACAAACTTGCCAGCATTCCACAGTTTGTTAGTGAAGGCTTTGTTGGCAGTCAACCTCTCAGTAGACAAGTTAAGGTCCTGGATAAAAGAGCATGTACATAGTGAATAAAATAGCATCTTTCTGAGCTAGAAACCATGCACATGCAAAAGGCAGATTAGCAGCTTCAGTCTCTCCTTATCAATACACTGCCACGTAGTCTCAAGAGAGCATTTTTTAGGGTCATATGAAAACAAAACAAACCTGCCCAGCAGTTCCTAAAGCAAAAGTAAATTGCAAAGCATCAGTGCCAAAATCCTTGATTGTATCAAGGGGATCTATTACATTCCCCAATGTTTTAGACATTTTTCGTCCCTGAAAATATAATACAGGATACAGCAAAACTGTAAGTCATAAATTTGCAAACAAATATTTATCCCCCTTCTGCATGGGCTGTTCgtacataattttaaaattttataaggatATATAAGATTATGGATGCAGGTAAAAAATTTTTAGTAGCAATTTGCTCACTTATGAGTCCCGGATAAGTCCGTGAAGATAAATATGTGAAAATGGCACACTCCCAGTGAACTTGATTCCCATCATGACCATCCTTGCCACCCAGAAGAACAAAATGTCATGCCTgtccaaacaaagaaatcatcaaaTAACAAACTAAAGGAGCGTTTGGTTCacctgttgggtgcagctgatagctgatagacacccaaacaggtgaactagagtgtttgacaagcttaaaaaaataaaaccgaTAGATGATGGGCAACTGGTATGGTACCCATCAGCtacagtttgtatcagctctatttttagagctgtttctcatcagatttggttttattttttattttgaccatattatccttttttatttaacttgaaaattaatattattaacacttttatcttttttatttataattttaacatttttaattatcgtattttaactttgttaaaatattttttattaataacataaaatataaaatatttatttatatctaaatacttaaaattaattataaatttttttattaacaataataattactttattattttatctatatttttaaaattatttaatttttttaaataattattttctaatttcaataataaaataaataatattatactataaattaataattatatatttattttaataatataataaatgatataatttattaatttaataattatatatttaatttaataataaaaaaataatataataaatttataattttatatttatttaaataataaaataaattatatgatatatacccttattagtcatttcacatatcaacatgaacagctaaatatagttttaccaaacacttaacataaatcagctatcatccgctatcagctatcagctaacagtaacagctatcagctgtattcaacagttaaaccaaacaggccCTAAATGAATGAAAGCTGatgcaaaaagaaaaaaaaaaaaaagaaaaaaagaaaaggtcTGGTACAGAAAAGGCACATTCTTGTTAGCAAGAGTAGAAGCCAAGTCAACAGTTCTACCATTTGATATGCATCCTTTGGTCATATAATTTTAGGGTACAAACAATACTTTTAAAAGCCATAACTTGGAGGCTCAGATGCTAGAAATGTCACTGATTAAGACTAAAAATTGAAGACAATAATAGATCTTATAATCCATGATGCAACTTCCAAATTTCTCTCTGTGTTCCTTCTTTACGTTGCATTCTTGAGTTAATCATATTTAACAGTAATTATCATATAAAAGGGCAATACCATCAACCAAAATGCCaaataaatattttgttttaagttCAGACCCCACATAAATTAAGAATGTTGAGAGAAAGAACACGAAACAGTGAGAGCCACCTTAGAATTACTGATCCGTGTGCATGGACAACCCTTATTACATTGATTTACATTCTACAATTGAAAAAGAAACAGCGAACCATATCTGCCCCTTGAATgtagatttaaattttaattcagaaAATAATCAGGATAAGGATGTGCAGTCACTGTCCTGTCCAACCTTCTCTACACCAAATACCAGACAGATTCACTTAAACCATCCCTAACCAAGCTAGATAAAAGGGATCAGTGCCATCACAATATCTTAAGTATGAGTCACTTCCAGTTCCAGATCGAATGATTCCACAGTAACCACATATCCATATGATATAAAACAAATCAAAAGTGAATGTGGCAGGACTCAGAAGCCAGTAGAAGAAGCACATACCCTGTTTCAAGCATTGTTGTTGGATAAAACTTCTTAAAATCCTCTGATGATACATCCGGCCACCCAAGAGTGCTAAAAGGCCAGAGGGCACTGGAGAGAAGTTAAATAATAAGAGGCTGAGAAATGGGAAATTCACTTCATTTCCAAGTAGCGATTTCATTGTTCAAGTAATGTAAGCCATTGGGATCAACCATGGGCTACAAAATTATATATCTAAAAATGACAGGTGATCCAAGCTTTTCTCTAACATATATTCAATGATCTGAGATTAAGGAGAATATACACAGAAGATACTAATCCTTGCCCTCTTGTTATGTTACTTTCCTTGAACCTGATCATGAATTATTTGCTGCTATATCCTGTAGGCATTTGCATGAGAGCACAAGTTGTTGCTCAACTCTTCCATCTTTTACTCTAAATCTTAAGCATAACAGAAAGAGGCTAATGATTGGTATTGATAAAAAAACATACCTTGAAAACCATGTATCAAGAACATCTGGATCTTGATATATTACTACATCTTTTCCATACTTCTTATGAGCCTTCTCAAGGGCTTCATTAGCATTCCTAGCAACTATATAATCTTCTTCACACTTCTTTCCCTCAATGTACCAAACAGGTATGCGGTGTCCCCACCATAGTTGTCTGCTTATACACCAATCTTTAATGTTTGATAGCCAATGATTATAAATCTGTCATCAACAAAAAGAAAGATGTAAGCAAAGTACCTAATACCAAGAATGACAAAATAGTATCTTTTGTTTCGAAGAAAACAACGAAAGTGGGTTGGAGGAAACCAATATCATGAAGTTGCTCAGGTTATAATGCTTTGTGTTCAAAATATCAATCTACATCATTAGTTTGTTGTGAAGAATGACCAAAATGAAGCAATATTCAGAAGTATGAAGCTACCTCACTAGTTTGAAGTTACAAAGATATATGGCTCAGAGAAATCTCAATAAGGGAaacaagaagatgaagaagaaagtCAACTTGCACTATTTAGAAGTCAAATGCAGAACACAAAAGCATACTCCTTAATCTTACATACCTTCTCAAATCTTTCAGGCAGAATGGTCAATTCTCCTTTTTCAACTGCACGAAGTGCCTTCTCAGCCAAAGGCTCCATGGTTACAAACCACTGCTTACTTACCAATGGCTCTATTACCTAAAAGCAGGAAGAAAAGCCATCACATTGCCAGTGGAAGGAAGAGGGATTCATTCAAAAAGGTTAAACTAATACTATGGAATGGCACACATGAAAGACAATATTTACGCACTTCTCCACCACGCTGTGATCGGGGAACTCGTAAAGTGTGTGGCTCCTTTTTCACTGCCAAGCCTGTCTCCTCCAGTTCTGACCATAGTTTCTTCCGTGCCTCAAATCGATCTAGACCACTTATTGTTAGACCAAAGAGTGAAATTGGGTCGGGAGTTATTTATGGGCTAAACTATCTTTTCAAAATAGCAGAATATCATCAATGTAGTTCAGGGTACTATGAAGAATAGGCTCAAAAATTCGAACCATGGCCTTTTGGAATGGTGAGGGGGCAATTTTAAGCCAAAAAGGTATTACGATCCACTGATATTGAGCATTAGGAATACAAAATATTGTCTTGTATCTTTCTGCTAGATCAATTCCTAGTTGTCAAAATCTTGCTTTGAGATCAAACTTTGAGAAGATATGCGTTGCTTGTAAATGAGTGAACAGAGAACTAATCCTCGGAAGTGAAAATTTGTCATCCATTAAGAAATGATTTAAGGGCTTATAGTCAATGACCAGTCTTGGAGGTCTATTGAAGTCATTCCTAGATGAGTTGCCTTTGTAGAGTTGACATACTCATTAAGCTTAAAAAAGGGCTTAATAAAGAAATCTCTATTTTTTCATAGAAGTGTTGGATAAGAGAAGTCAACATGGGATTTTGCACAGAATGGCATGAGCAGCTCCTTGTATTCGGCAAACTCTTCTGCAACTTCAGACAAGGAGAATAATTTTGGAATAGTGGTGAAGGTTTTAACAGACTTTTTGCGTTTTAAACCGATAGGAAGGATTTGAAGATGTTGAGCTTGATGATAGATATCAAATCCTATCAATAAATCTTTATCAGGCAAAGTTGATCTAATTACTTTTGTCCATATGGTACAGTCTGGAAATAACTGTATTCTAATGGGCCTTTTAGTAATGAGATTGTGCAGAATACTATCCCATCTGTGGCTTTGAAATATTCTGAATGAGACATTCAAGCTTCATCAGGCAACACTGCAGGATTCATCATGCTTTTATGGGCACCAGTATCAAGAAAATCAATGATAAGAATTGATCTTTCATATTTGAAAGGTAGGACATGAATATGCAGCAATGGAATTGAGATCAGGAGCTGTACTGGATGGCATGATTGAAGAGTATTGATACTGAGGTATTCAAAATCTTCTTTTGATGAAGATTTTTCTTCGTCTGAAAAGATTTCTTCTAGTACAAAGACAGTTTTTGCATCGGCTTCTTCTTGTTCTGAAAATAAGGACTCAAAGTCAGCATTGTCCAGGTTGAGATGCATACTCTGATGAATTTATTGGATCAATTTTGCTACTTGTTTAGGCTTTTAAGGACATTCGTTAGAGAAATATCCATTTTTTCGCAGATAAAGCATCTGTCTATTTTGAACTTTTTTCCCctggctgattttttttttttaagttaaacaGATATTCCTTTCTTCCTGTTCTTGTTGTTATTGATTCTGTAATGCTTCAGATGCTTCTTCTTTTTGGATTTGCAGGTGCAGTTattttctttgcatttgattACGAGATAAGATTTTCTGTACATTTTTCGCGGAGTGGCTAGCGTCATTTGATGAATTTTCTAACATGTCACTCAAAAAGTGCTGCTAATCACAAATTTTTTCAAGAGTGGCTAGCGTCATTTGATGAATTTCTTCCAAGGTTATCTGGGTCAAGTCTTTGCAGATTGCCAAAATTGCTCGCGGTAATTCAGGCTGTAATTGTTCTAGCAAAGAAGTAATATAAGTGTGTCTCAAGTTGAAATCATTGTATCTACTTAACAGATAGTATCTCTGAGACATACTTTAGTAATGAAACTCAATATCTTTCTTTTTTAAAAAGTAGcatttcatctcaaaatatttttgtTGCACTTGTCTGTTGTAGAGTGTGTAGTCTTCAATGAATTCCTCATAGAGAGCATTCATGACTCCTATGATCGATGCTTGGTAAAACAAGAGACGCTTGTAATCTCGAAGACTCTGGAACCATTCTCTTAATGATCTAATGAATCTACACGAGAATTCTTTCAAAACACTCGATAATACTGCATCCGGTTTAGACATTTGGAGATTAAGCTAAGTACAGAATTCTGTCATTCTATCTCTCCATTTGGCTGGAGGAGTATCATCAAGAGTGAACCAAGGACCAAAAGTTAGCATGGGGAGAGCTTTATCTAGATTTTCTCCGTCAAGAGTACTAGTTGTTTGCTC carries:
- the LOC110671422 gene encoding LOW QUALITY PROTEIN: valine--tRNA ligase, chloroplastic/mitochondrial 2 (The sequence of the model RefSeq protein was modified relative to this genomic sequence to represent the inferred CDS: substituted 3 bases at 3 genomic stop codons); amino-acid sequence: ITPDPISLFGLTISGLDRFEARKKLWSELEETGLAVKKEPHTLRVPRSQRGGEVIEPLVSKQWFVTMEPLAEKALRAVEKGELTILPERFEKIYNHWLSNIKDWCISRQLWWGHRIPVWYIEGKKCEEDYIVARNANEALEKAHKKYGKDVVIYQDPDVLDTWFSSALWPFSTLGWPDVSSEDFKKFYPTTMLETGHDILFFWVARMVMMGIKFTGSVPFSHIYLHGLIRDSXGRKMSKTLGNVIDPLDTIKDFGTDALQFTFALGTAGQDLNLSTERLTANKAFTNKLWNAGKFVLQNLPSQADTSAXETMLAYKFDKEESLVKLPLPECWVVSKLHILVDTVTASYDKFFFGDVGREIYDFFWSDFADWYVIFFSIPYNIHIIFQYIEASKARLYHSGGDAVAIVAQTVLSYVFENVLKLLHPFMPFVTEELWQALPKRKEALMVSSWPQISLPQNANSIKKSENFQALTRAIRNARAEYCVEPAKRIYASIVASEEVIQYISKEKEVLALLSQLDLQNVHFTDAPLGDANQSVHLVASEGLEAYLPLADMVDISAEVDQLSKRLSKMQAEYEGLVARLNSPKFVEKAPEEVVRGVREKVAEAKDKINLTKNXLAFLKSSVLVSQ